The Paenibacillus sp. FSL R7-0204 genome includes a region encoding these proteins:
- a CDS encoding ATP-binding cassette domain-containing protein — protein sequence MIRAHNISLSVREGQHRRTVLQAINIHIEPGEWVAITGANGCGKTSLIRSFNGLNTPSGGSLSVAGLDLRLPENRTAVKQRVQLVFQNPEAQTVGSTPFEDIAFGLENRGLERERMIARIHEILQQIGLSHKAQAEVSTLSGGERQRLAIGCCLALEAEMIIFDEATSMLDPEGRSDIMELAQGLWQAGTTVLWVTQRMEELAASPRIAVLGKGQLLYDGSPRSLFYTSELPETLGWLPSPAVRVGKLLQKQGWPLHLLPLTGQDLEELL from the coding sequence ATGATCAGGGCGCATAATATAAGCTTGTCCGTGCGGGAGGGGCAGCATCGCCGTACGGTACTGCAAGCGATTAACATTCATATAGAGCCTGGAGAATGGGTAGCGATAACGGGAGCCAACGGCTGCGGCAAAACCTCGCTCATCCGCTCCTTCAACGGACTGAACACCCCCTCCGGCGGCAGTCTGTCCGTGGCTGGACTGGACCTGCGCCTGCCGGAGAACCGGACGGCTGTGAAGCAACGTGTGCAGCTTGTATTTCAGAATCCCGAAGCACAGACGGTGGGCTCCACCCCCTTCGAGGATATCGCCTTCGGGCTGGAGAACCGGGGACTGGAACGGGAGCGGATGATTGCACGAATCCATGAGATTCTACAGCAGATAGGACTAAGCCATAAAGCGCAGGCAGAGGTATCTACGCTATCCGGCGGAGAGCGCCAACGTCTGGCGATAGGCTGCTGCCTGGCACTGGAAGCCGAAATGATTATCTTTGATGAGGCTACCTCGATGCTGGACCCTGAGGGGAGATCAGATATTATGGAGCTGGCTCAGGGGCTATGGCAGGCGGGCACTACCGTCCTTTGGGTCACGCAGCGGATGGAAGAGCTGGCCGCAAGCCCGCGCATCGCGGTGCTGGGCAAGGGGCAATTGCTCTATGACGGCAGCCCGCGCAGCCTGTTCTATACCTCGGAGCTGCCGGAGACCCTCGGCTGGCTTCCTTCTCCGGCCGTCCGGGTCGGGAAGCTGCTGCAGAAGCAGGGCTGGCCGCTTCACCTGCTGCCGCTGACCGGACAGGATCTGGAGGAGCTGCTATGA
- a CDS encoding biotin transporter BioY yields MKKWTTRGLIFSALFAAVMIALSYLKISLPFSTVPITMQTLAVMLAGSILGARYGALAVLIVIGLAAAGFQVMGGSGGLAVLVGPTAGYIFSWPFVAWLIGFFAERIKQDKYTFMKLLAANFIFGALLVYPGGVGWLAHSTGMDSLGKALTAGMWPFLPGDLLKAVLCSAVVTAVWKVYPIERILNNDTGVWAGEDNTTTSR; encoded by the coding sequence ATGAAGAAATGGACCACCCGCGGCCTGATATTCAGTGCTTTATTTGCCGCTGTCATGATAGCTCTGAGTTATTTGAAAATCTCGCTGCCCTTCTCCACGGTACCCATCACCATGCAGACCCTCGCGGTAATGCTTGCTGGTTCGATCCTTGGGGCCCGTTACGGGGCGCTTGCTGTACTGATCGTGATCGGACTCGCCGCTGCCGGATTCCAGGTGATGGGCGGAAGCGGAGGATTGGCGGTCCTGGTTGGCCCTACCGCAGGATATATCTTCTCCTGGCCGTTCGTGGCCTGGCTGATCGGCTTTTTCGCCGAACGTATTAAGCAGGACAAATACACCTTCATGAAGCTGCTGGCCGCTAACTTTATCTTCGGGGCACTGTTAGTTTATCCGGGCGGTGTGGGGTGGCTGGCCCATTCTACAGGCATGGATTCACTCGGCAAGGCACTGACGGCAGGCATGTGGCCGTTTCTTCCGGGCGACCTGCTCAAAGCAGTCTTGTGTTCGGCTGTAGTAACAGCGGTATGGAAGGTATATCCTATCGAACGTATTCTGAACAATGACACAGGCGTCTGGGCTGGAGAGGACAACACAACCACAAGCCGCTAA
- a CDS encoding alpha-amylase — protein MKRNHTMMQFFEWHVAADGEHWKRLAQMAPELKAAGIDSVWVPPVTKAVSPEDTGYGVYDLYDLGEFDQKGDVRTKYGTKQELIDAIAECLKNGIAVYVDLVMNHKAGADETEVFEVIEVDPNDRNKDISEPFEIEGWTKFDFPGRGEEYSSFKWNHIHFNGTDFDAKEGRNGVFRIDGTSKGWNQNVDDEFGNYDYLMFANIDYLNEDVKNEMLNWGKWLVDTLQCSGYRLDAIKHINHEFIKEFAMEMKKKRGEDFYIVGEFWNSNLEACREFLNTVDYQIDLFDVSLHYKLYSAALAGRDFDLTHIFDDTLVQTHPANAVTFVDNHDSQPHEALESWVGDWFKQSAYALILLRRDGYPVVFYGDYYGIGGPAPMEGKKDAIDPLLCARYTKAYGEQDDYFDHPNTIGWVRRGVQEIEGSGCAVVISNGDNGEKRMFVGEARSGEVWEDFTHNRGESVTIGEDGWAVFPVNGGSVSVWALPEPKPADACAEE, from the coding sequence ATGAAGAGAAATCATACTATGATGCAATTTTTTGAATGGCATGTCGCGGCGGACGGAGAACACTGGAAACGCCTTGCCCAGATGGCCCCGGAACTGAAGGCGGCGGGCATTGATTCGGTATGGGTTCCCCCTGTTACCAAGGCCGTCTCGCCCGAAGATACCGGTTATGGAGTCTACGATCTGTATGACCTCGGTGAATTCGATCAAAAGGGTGATGTGCGCACGAAGTATGGAACCAAGCAGGAGTTAATCGACGCGATTGCCGAGTGCCTGAAGAACGGCATTGCGGTCTACGTGGATCTGGTCATGAATCATAAAGCCGGAGCGGATGAGACCGAGGTCTTCGAGGTTATTGAGGTGGACCCGAACGACCGCAACAAGGATATCTCCGAGCCGTTCGAGATTGAAGGCTGGACCAAATTCGATTTCCCGGGACGCGGCGAGGAATACTCCAGCTTCAAGTGGAATCACATCCACTTCAACGGAACCGATTTCGATGCCAAGGAAGGCCGCAACGGCGTCTTCCGGATTGACGGCACGAGTAAAGGCTGGAATCAGAATGTGGATGACGAATTCGGCAACTACGACTATCTGATGTTCGCCAACATCGATTACCTCAATGAAGATGTGAAGAATGAGATGCTGAACTGGGGCAAGTGGCTGGTTGACACCCTGCAATGCAGCGGGTACCGCCTGGATGCGATCAAGCATATCAACCATGAGTTCATCAAGGAATTCGCCATGGAGATGAAAAAGAAGCGCGGCGAGGACTTCTACATCGTCGGTGAATTCTGGAACTCCAATCTGGAGGCCTGCCGCGAATTCCTGAACACTGTAGATTACCAGATCGATCTGTTCGATGTCTCTCTTCATTACAAGCTGTACTCCGCCGCACTGGCAGGCCGGGACTTCGACCTGACGCATATCTTCGATGATACGCTGGTCCAGACACATCCCGCGAATGCTGTCACCTTCGTCGACAATCATGATTCCCAGCCTCATGAGGCGCTGGAATCCTGGGTGGGCGACTGGTTCAAGCAAAGCGCCTACGCCCTGATTCTGCTGCGGCGCGACGGATATCCCGTGGTCTTCTACGGGGATTATTACGGCATCGGCGGTCCTGCCCCGATGGAAGGCAAGAAGGACGCCATCGACCCTCTGCTCTGCGCCCGCTACACCAAGGCCTACGGGGAGCAGGACGATTACTTCGACCATCCGAACACCATCGGCTGGGTCCGCCGCGGCGTTCAGGAGATCGAAGGCTCCGGCTGCGCTGTAGTCATCTCCAACGGAGACAATGGAGAGAAGCGGATGTTCGTGGGCGAAGCGCGCAGCGGAGAGGTATGGGAGGATTTCACCCATAACCGCGGCGAGTCCGTCACCATCGGCGAAGACGGCTGGGCCGTATTCCCGGTGAACGGCGGCAGCGTCTCCGTCTGGGCGCTGCCCGAGCCGAAGCCGGCCGATGCATGCGCGGAGGAGTGA
- a CDS encoding DUF72 domain-containing protein: MIKIGLTGFGDHEELYGKIKPADRLPAYSAHFPIVEIDSSFYAVQPVRNYEKWVNQTPEAFQFIVKAYQGMTGHLRGEKNYYDTPEEMYLAFHTSIAPVRSAGKLAMALFQFPPWFDCTKDNVDFLREAKERLLDVPAAIEFRNDSWYSPEMRERTLRFLAQEGWIHTIADEPQAGSGSIPIVPVATRPDLTYVRLHGRNTAGWNQSSHPDWRKLRYLYRYSTEDLTQWRDRLLELEQTCKNIYVVFNNNSAGDATPNAQELQSLLGIDGGLAPRQLDLFT, from the coding sequence ATGATCAAGATCGGGCTGACCGGCTTCGGAGACCATGAGGAGCTGTACGGCAAAATCAAACCTGCCGACCGCCTGCCCGCCTACAGCGCCCATTTTCCCATTGTGGAAATTGACAGTTCCTTCTACGCGGTTCAGCCGGTCCGAAATTACGAGAAATGGGTCAACCAGACGCCGGAGGCGTTCCAGTTCATTGTGAAGGCTTATCAGGGTATGACCGGACATCTGCGGGGGGAAAAGAATTACTACGATACGCCGGAGGAGATGTACCTGGCCTTCCATACCTCTATCGCTCCTGTCCGCTCAGCGGGCAAGCTGGCGATGGCCCTGTTTCAATTCCCGCCCTGGTTCGACTGCACCAAAGACAACGTGGATTTCCTGCGTGAGGCGAAAGAGCGGCTGCTGGATGTGCCCGCTGCCATCGAATTCCGTAATGATTCCTGGTACAGCCCTGAGATGCGTGAGCGGACCCTCCGGTTCCTTGCGCAGGAAGGCTGGATTCATACGATAGCCGACGAGCCGCAGGCAGGTTCCGGCTCCATCCCGATTGTGCCTGTCGCCACCCGGCCGGACCTCACCTACGTACGGCTGCACGGGCGCAACACCGCAGGCTGGAACCAGAGCAGTCACCCGGACTGGCGCAAGCTTCGCTATCTGTACCGTTACAGCACCGAAGATTTAACGCAGTGGCGGGACCGGCTGCTGGAGCTTGAACAGACCTGTAAGAATATCTACGTGGTATTTAATAATAATTCCGCCGGGGATGCCACTCCTAATGCCCAAGAGCTGCAATCGCTGCTTGGGATCGACGGCGGGCTGGCCCCGCGCCAGCTGGACTTATTCACCTGA
- a CDS encoding histidine kinase N-terminal 7TM domain-containing diguanylate cyclase yields the protein MASMISNYIIIVSISGVLNALLALFAFYRKTDFSGLRAFIVSSAASAVYTFAFALELSGNSMDQIKFWIKLEYLGMPYIAPSSLLMIMHFVGLEKLVSKKLLVLLYSVPVISTVLVWTNDSHHLFYKSIYFRGDAPTPLVDIVMGPWYIVQGSLTFGCMLAGMCLIFWRWGRMRRAYLRQMLIIFVGQFLPALGAFLYLMDLTPYGTDPVPVVMSVTSSLYIWAILSRGMLTAAPIARENLFESMRDGVLVTDLSDKLVDYNRAAAEMLEDLDAAAIGRPLAQLFLPAGKDAVDYVMNSNPQISEEQELVWHSGGEVRYYQVRSSPVQKHDGHLAGRMIMLIDVTERTLLQEKLLQLATIDSLTGIYNRTRFMELSRQRLKEAADSAAPFSVILLDIDFFKSINDRYGHQHGDMALQHVVSVCRQHVRESDVFGRYGGEEFVLSLPGAPLKEAALISERIRRDIEHSTFSTFTGTIKITASFGVTEAFRRSISLEELLSEADHALYSSKRNGRNSVHLYGVSSITRFKPM from the coding sequence ATGGCATCTATGATTTCCAACTACATTATTATCGTTTCGATCTCCGGTGTGCTGAACGCCTTGCTCGCCCTGTTTGCTTTTTACAGGAAGACTGACTTCTCGGGTCTGCGCGCATTCATCGTCAGCTCCGCCGCCTCGGCGGTATACACATTCGCCTTCGCACTTGAGCTCTCAGGGAACTCGATGGATCAGATTAAGTTCTGGATCAAGCTGGAGTATCTCGGAATGCCGTACATTGCGCCCTCCAGTCTGCTGATGATCATGCATTTCGTGGGCTTAGAGAAGCTGGTCTCCAAAAAACTGCTGGTCCTCCTCTACTCCGTCCCCGTGATCTCCACGGTGCTTGTGTGGACCAACGACTCCCATCACCTGTTCTATAAGTCTATCTACTTCCGGGGAGACGCACCTACACCGCTGGTGGATATCGTCATGGGACCTTGGTATATCGTGCAGGGCAGTCTGACCTTCGGCTGTATGCTGGCCGGTATGTGCCTGATCTTCTGGCGCTGGGGGCGGATGCGGCGGGCTTATCTGCGGCAGATGCTGATTATTTTTGTCGGACAATTCCTGCCTGCACTGGGGGCCTTCCTCTATCTGATGGACCTGACTCCGTATGGAACAGACCCTGTTCCCGTAGTGATGAGCGTAACCTCGTCCCTGTATATATGGGCCATTCTGTCCAGAGGGATGCTGACCGCCGCGCCGATTGCCCGCGAGAATCTGTTCGAGAGCATGCGCGACGGCGTACTGGTCACGGACCTCTCCGACAAGCTGGTGGACTATAACCGGGCCGCTGCAGAGATGCTTGAGGATCTGGATGCCGCCGCCATCGGCCGGCCGCTGGCCCAGCTCTTCCTGCCTGCCGGCAAGGACGCTGTCGATTATGTAATGAACTCCAATCCGCAGATCAGCGAAGAGCAGGAGCTGGTATGGCATTCCGGCGGAGAAGTCCGCTATTATCAGGTCCGTTCCTCCCCGGTGCAGAAGCATGACGGCCATCTGGCCGGGCGGATGATCATGCTGATCGATGTTACCGAACGCACCCTGCTCCAGGAAAAGCTGCTGCAGCTCGCCACCATCGACAGCCTGACCGGCATCTACAACCGGACCCGCTTCATGGAGCTGAGCCGGCAGCGGCTGAAGGAGGCTGCGGACTCCGCCGCCCCCTTCTCGGTCATCCTGCTGGATATTGATTTCTTCAAGAGCATTAACGACCGCTACGGGCATCAGCACGGGGATATGGCCTTGCAGCATGTAGTAAGCGTATGCCGTCAGCATGTCCGGGAGAGCGATGTCTTCGGACGGTACGGAGGCGAGGAATTCGTCTTAAGCCTGCCGGGAGCCCCCTTGAAGGAAGCGGCCCTGATCTCTGAGCGCATCCGCAGGGACATCGAGCACAGCACCTTCTCCACCTTCACAGGAACAATTAAAATCACAGCCAGCTTCGGCGTGACTGAAGCCTTCCGCCGTTCGATCTCACTGGAGGAGCTGCTCTCAGAAGCAGATCATGCCCTGTACTCCTCCAAGCGGAACGGCCGCAATAGCGTTCATCTGTATGGCGTCTCCTCCATCACCCGCTTCAAGCCCATGTGA
- a CDS encoding ABC transporter ATP-binding protein, whose amino-acid sequence MSLVAATIPEIQLEHVEMRYQTETADVLALHQVSLDIAKGEFVSLLGPSGCGKTTLLRLMADLITPTAGNIMVAGRSAKEARLARKYGIVFQSPVLYDWRKVKHNITLPLELMGVKKSVREDKALELLDLVGLQGFADKYPWQLSGGMQQRVAIARALSMEPEILLMDEPFSALDEFTRERLNEELLSVWSKVQSTIVFVTHSIPESIFLSDRVFVLSPHPGRLSAVVDIPLPRPRTADMRNSPEFFELIARIRDSFEGV is encoded by the coding sequence ATGTCACTAGTAGCAGCAACAATTCCTGAAATACAGCTGGAGCATGTCGAAATGCGTTACCAGACGGAGACGGCAGACGTGCTGGCCCTGCATCAGGTAAGTCTTGATATTGCCAAGGGGGAGTTCGTCTCCCTGCTGGGCCCTTCCGGTTGCGGAAAGACTACGCTGCTGAGGCTGATGGCAGATCTTATCACACCAACGGCAGGAAATATCATGGTGGCAGGCAGAAGCGCCAAGGAGGCCCGGCTGGCCCGGAAATACGGTATTGTGTTCCAGAGTCCGGTGCTGTATGACTGGCGGAAGGTCAAGCATAATATTACGCTGCCGCTGGAGCTGATGGGCGTCAAGAAATCCGTCCGTGAAGACAAGGCGCTGGAACTGCTTGATCTTGTGGGCCTGCAGGGGTTCGCTGACAAGTATCCCTGGCAGCTCAGCGGGGGGATGCAGCAGCGCGTAGCCATTGCCCGGGCACTCTCCATGGAGCCGGAAATTCTGCTCATGGATGAACCGTTCTCGGCGCTGGATGAATTCACGCGCGAGCGGCTGAATGAAGAGCTGCTCTCCGTCTGGAGTAAGGTACAGAGCACAATTGTATTCGTTACCCATAGCATTCCCGAATCGATCTTCCTGTCGGACCGCGTGTTCGTCCTGTCTCCGCATCCGGGCAGACTCTCGGCGGTTGTCGATATTCCGCTGCCCCGTCCGCGAACGGCGGACATGAGGAACAGTCCGGAGTTCTTCGAGCTGATTGCCCGTATCCGCGACAGCTTCGAAGGGGTGTAG
- a CDS encoding ABC transporter permease, translating into MKLNRALMRSRVLPLLVWICGLLVLWEAVSWWLLHVAKTPLAQSKLPYVHEVALTLWQYSGTLLREGGATFGNAGVGFLIGALSGVLLAVLMSLSRTIEQLAFPYAVASQMIPILGLAPIIYGIVRDEQMSRIIISGYITFFPVALNMLRGLRSVDPSALELMHSYAAKPWAVYWKLRFPAALPGLFSGLKIAATLAVTGAILVELMGAQRGIGVIMLRNLYYGPSHTYMFWSTVLVGALLGMASYWLMSLVERLVAPWQPEFRPQGGSR; encoded by the coding sequence ATGAAGCTGAACCGTGCGTTAATGCGGAGCCGCGTACTGCCGCTGCTTGTCTGGATCTGCGGGCTGCTGGTGCTGTGGGAGGCGGTCTCCTGGTGGCTGCTGCATGTGGCGAAGACGCCGCTGGCCCAGTCCAAGCTGCCTTATGTCCACGAGGTGGCGCTCACTCTATGGCAGTACAGCGGCACCCTTCTCCGGGAAGGGGGAGCCACCTTCGGCAATGCCGGGGTAGGCTTCCTGATCGGAGCGCTCTCCGGGGTGCTGCTGGCCGTGCTGATGAGTCTCTCCCGGACGATAGAGCAGCTTGCCTTCCCGTATGCCGTTGCTTCGCAGATGATTCCGATTCTGGGGCTGGCGCCGATCATATACGGAATTGTGCGTGATGAGCAGATGTCGAGGATCATCATCTCGGGCTATATCACCTTTTTCCCGGTGGCGCTGAATATGCTGCGCGGTCTGCGGAGTGTGGACCCTTCTGCCCTGGAGCTGATGCACTCTTATGCCGCTAAGCCGTGGGCTGTATATTGGAAGCTGCGCTTCCCGGCAGCGCTGCCGGGGCTGTTCAGCGGGCTGAAGATTGCAGCGACGCTGGCTGTAACGGGCGCAATTCTGGTTGAGCTGATGGGTGCGCAGCGCGGGATCGGGGTTATTATGCTCCGCAATCTCTATTATGGACCCTCCCATACCTACATGTTCTGGTCCACGGTACTGGTCGGTGCTCTGCTGGGTATGGCCAGCTATTGGCTGATGAGTCTGGTGGAACGTCTGGTAGCCCCTTGGCAGCCGGAATTCCGTCCCCAAGGAGGCAGCCGCTAA
- a CDS encoding ABC transporter permease, producing the protein MDSNTIREFTSSNNVISPDTEQGGDPWKFLKWLNPGFVLPLLAGALFLLLWELQIFHRIFDLKKYQLPLPSAIAEAMRDNLSLLLSYTGYTLTEAVLGMLIGSSCGFLIALAATAWPRWGGGSLTMVAALNAVPIVALAPIMNLWFGDGIGSRAAIVTATTMAAMAINAYKGMAAVDPLALDLMHSYAAGKRAVFRHLRIQNSLPYVFTALKINATASMIGAIVGEFFFSSRGLGYLLSNSIKVAKMPLGWACIVLAAIAGVIFYLVVERLEKVFIKWHPSRRA; encoded by the coding sequence ATGGACAGCAATACGATTCGCGAATTTACATCATCTAACAACGTCATTTCACCAGATACAGAGCAAGGCGGAGATCCATGGAAATTCCTGAAATGGCTGAATCCCGGGTTCGTACTGCCGCTGCTTGCCGGAGCTTTGTTCCTGCTGCTGTGGGAGCTTCAGATCTTTCACCGCATTTTCGATCTGAAGAAATATCAGCTCCCCTTGCCCTCCGCCATCGCTGAAGCGATGCGGGATAATCTCAGTCTGCTGCTCTCTTACACCGGGTATACCCTCACTGAAGCTGTGCTTGGCATGCTGATCGGCTCCAGCTGCGGCTTCCTGATTGCCTTAGCTGCCACAGCCTGGCCCCGCTGGGGCGGCGGCAGTCTCACGATGGTAGCTGCACTCAATGCAGTGCCCATTGTGGCGCTTGCCCCGATCATGAACCTGTGGTTCGGAGACGGTATAGGCTCGCGGGCGGCGATTGTGACCGCGACTACGATGGCGGCTATGGCGATCAATGCCTACAAGGGCATGGCAGCTGTGGACCCGCTGGCGCTGGACCTGATGCATTCTTATGCGGCAGGCAAGCGGGCGGTATTCCGCCATCTGCGGATTCAGAACAGTCTGCCTTATGTATTCACCGCCTTGAAGATCAATGCTACAGCGAGCATGATCGGGGCCATTGTCGGAGAGTTCTTCTTCTCCTCGCGTGGGCTGGGTTATCTGCTCTCGAATTCCATCAAGGTGGCGAAGATGCCGCTGGGCTGGGCCTGCATCGTGCTTGCTGCGATTGCGGGAGTAATCTTTTACCTGGTCGTGGAGCGCTTGGAAAAGGTATTTATCAAGTGGCACCCTTCCCGGCGCGCGTAG
- a CDS encoding ABC transporter substrate-binding protein, whose translation MMKGKQGKTRGGLWLAAALMLISLLAGCGGNNNASPSAAEATAGNAAAASPEAAATTEPAAEPVTVKLQLKWVPQAQFAGYFLAQDKGYYAAEGLKVEILPGGPDIVPEQQVAGGSADIGVDWVASLLTSQEQEMPLVQIAQIFQKSGLVLVSKKEAGITTPAELKGKKVGNWMGGNEFEILALFDKYKLDSGKDLNFTKQGFTMDQFLGGELDAASAMTYNEYQVVLESGIKAEDLSVIDMNDEGVAMLEDNLFANKEWLEGNKETAAKFVRASLKGWADAIADPEAAVDSVMKLAEAGSTTREHQLTMMTEVAKLIQPEGFDASKLGYTDAAAFQQTADIALKFGVIKTASKVEEAYTNEIVEMAAK comes from the coding sequence ATGATGAAGGGCAAACAGGGCAAAACTCGTGGAGGATTATGGCTTGCGGCGGCTCTAATGCTGATCTCGCTGCTTGCGGGCTGCGGCGGCAACAACAACGCCAGTCCCTCCGCAGCAGAAGCGACTGCGGGGAATGCGGCGGCAGCTTCGCCGGAAGCGGCGGCAACCACAGAACCGGCGGCTGAGCCGGTCACCGTGAAGCTGCAGCTCAAATGGGTGCCGCAGGCCCAGTTCGCAGGGTACTTCCTGGCGCAGGACAAAGGGTATTATGCGGCAGAGGGCCTGAAGGTCGAGATTCTGCCGGGCGGGCCGGATATCGTGCCTGAGCAGCAGGTGGCCGGCGGCTCGGCCGATATCGGGGTGGACTGGGTGGCGAGCCTGCTGACCAGCCAGGAGCAGGAGATGCCGCTGGTGCAGATCGCCCAGATTTTCCAGAAGAGCGGGCTGGTGCTGGTCTCCAAGAAGGAGGCGGGCATCACTACACCTGCTGAGCTGAAGGGCAAGAAGGTCGGCAACTGGATGGGCGGCAATGAGTTTGAGATTCTGGCGCTTTTTGATAAATACAAGCTGGATTCAGGCAAGGATCTGAACTTCACCAAGCAGGGCTTCACAATGGACCAGTTCCTGGGCGGTGAGCTGGATGCAGCCTCGGCCATGACCTACAACGAATATCAGGTGGTGCTGGAGTCGGGCATTAAGGCAGAGGACCTCAGTGTTATCGACATGAATGACGAAGGGGTGGCGATGCTCGAAGACAATCTGTTCGCCAATAAGGAATGGCTGGAGGGCAACAAGGAGACGGCGGCCAAGTTCGTCCGCGCTTCTCTGAAGGGCTGGGCGGATGCGATTGCTGATCCCGAAGCGGCTGTGGACAGTGTGATGAAGCTGGCGGAAGCGGGCAGCACGACCCGGGAGCATCAGCTGACGATGATGACGGAGGTTGCCAAGCTGATCCAGCCGGAGGGCTTCGATGCTTCCAAGCTGGGCTATACGGATGCTGCCGCCTTCCAGCAGACCGCCGATATCGCGCTGAAATTCGGAGTCATTAAGACGGCTTCCAAGGTGGAGGAGGCCTACACGAACGAGATTGTAGAGATGGCTGCGAAATAA
- a CDS encoding CoA-acylating methylmalonate-semialdehyde dehydrogenase has translation MTLLTGQAGKVMNYVNGAWVESSSGRQEEVFNPATGEVIAYVPISSREELDAAVRAASRAYSEWKRVAVPRRARYFFQYQQLLVQHSKELAELITLENGKSLEEALGEVQRGIECVEFAAGAPTLMMGSQLPDIATGVESGMFRYPLGVVGGIAPFNFPMMVPCWMFPLAVACGNTFVLKPSERTPLLVNRLAELFAEAGFPPGVLNVVHGAHEVVDGLLAHKEVKAVSFVGSQPVAEYVYKQGTAHGKRVQALAGAKNHSIVLKDADLDHAVKNILSAAFGSAGERCMACAVVVVQEAIADELVSRIVEAADGLKIGNGKEEGVFLGPVIRQANKDRTIDYIEAGLAEEAVLVRDGRKDAAAAGSGYFLGPTIFDHVRPGMKIWRDEIFAPLLSVVRVKDLAEAIAVTNESPFANGACIYTDSARAVREFREEIDAGMLGVNLGVPAPMAFFPFSGYKKSFYGDLHANGRDGVEFYTRKKMITARY, from the coding sequence ATGACACTGCTCACGGGGCAGGCCGGTAAAGTGATGAACTATGTGAACGGAGCTTGGGTGGAGTCTTCATCCGGGCGGCAGGAGGAAGTGTTCAACCCGGCGACAGGTGAGGTGATTGCCTATGTGCCGATCTCCAGCCGGGAGGAGCTGGATGCAGCCGTGCGGGCAGCTTCCAGAGCCTATTCCGAGTGGAAAAGAGTCGCTGTGCCGCGCCGTGCCCGCTATTTCTTCCAGTACCAGCAGCTGCTGGTGCAGCACAGCAAGGAGCTGGCCGAGCTAATTACGCTGGAGAACGGCAAAAGCCTGGAGGAAGCGCTGGGCGAGGTGCAGCGCGGCATCGAATGCGTGGAATTCGCCGCCGGCGCTCCCACGCTGATGATGGGCAGCCAGCTGCCGGATATCGCGACAGGCGTAGAGTCCGGCATGTTCCGTTATCCCCTGGGAGTTGTGGGCGGCATCGCCCCGTTCAACTTCCCGATGATGGTGCCCTGCTGGATGTTCCCACTGGCGGTAGCCTGCGGTAATACCTTTGTGCTGAAGCCCTCCGAGCGGACCCCGCTGCTGGTGAACCGGCTGGCGGAGCTGTTCGCAGAAGCGGGCTTCCCGCCGGGGGTGCTGAATGTGGTACACGGGGCGCATGAGGTGGTTGACGGCCTGCTGGCGCATAAGGAGGTGAAGGCGGTCTCCTTCGTCGGCTCCCAGCCGGTGGCGGAATATGTCTATAAGCAAGGGACTGCTCACGGCAAGCGGGTGCAGGCGCTGGCAGGTGCGAAGAATCATTCGATTGTGCTGAAGGATGCAGATCTGGACCATGCGGTGAAGAATATTCTATCCGCAGCCTTCGGCTCCGCCGGCGAACGGTGCATGGCCTGCGCAGTAGTGGTGGTGCAGGAGGCCATTGCCGATGAGCTGGTGAGCCGGATCGTGGAGGCTGCGGATGGATTGAAGATCGGGAACGGCAAGGAGGAGGGGGTGTTCCTGGGCCCGGTCATCCGGCAGGCGAACAAAGACCGGACGATCGATTACATTGAAGCTGGGCTTGCCGAGGAGGCGGTGCTGGTGAGGGATGGCCGTAAGGATGCTGCGGCCGCGGGCAGCGGGTATTTCCTGGGCCCGACGATCTTCGATCATGTGCGGCCGGGCATGAAGATCTGGCGTGATGAGATTTTTGCGCCGCTGCTGTCAGTGGTGCGTGTGAAGGATCTGGCGGAGGCGATAGCGGTCACTAATGAGTCACCCTTTGCCAACGGAGCGTGTATCTATACGGACAGCGCCAGGGCGGTCCGCGAATTCCGCGAGGAGATTGATGCGGGGATGCTGGGCGTCAATCTGGGCGTGCCGGCACCGATGGCATTCTTCCCTTTCTCAGGATACAAGAAATCATTCTATGGAGACCTGCATGCGAACGGGCGTGACGGTGTGGAGTTCTACACCCGCAAGAAAATGATTACCGCGCGTTACTAA